A region from the Bacteroidota bacterium genome encodes:
- a CDS encoding acyltransferase, with amino-acid sequence MNKIKHVLYAFYLYFINRWISYLPFHVIRNLFYRGLFKKIGKQNSFLMGFEVRMPSNIEIGNNNVFNKDVFLDGRGGKIIIGNNVDIAQQTNIWTLDHEVNSINHTTIGRNTIIEDHVWIGSRATILPGVTIGKGAVIGSCALVTKDVPPMTIVGGVPAKVIGMRTNEPNYKLLYRPWFR; translated from the coding sequence ATGAACAAAATAAAACATGTTTTATATGCATTTTATTTATATTTTATAAATAGGTGGATATCCTATCTTCCGTTCCATGTAATAAGAAATCTTTTTTACCGTGGTTTATTCAAAAAAATTGGAAAGCAGAATTCATTCCTTATGGGATTTGAAGTTCGGATGCCCTCTAATATTGAGATTGGAAATAATAATGTATTTAATAAAGATGTATTCCTCGATGGTAGAGGAGGAAAAATAATTATTGGAAATAATGTTGACATTGCGCAACAAACAAATATCTGGACTTTAGATCACGAAGTAAACAGCATTAACCATACAACCATAGGCAGAAATACTATCATTGAAGACCACGTTTGGATCGGCAGCAGAGCAACAATTCTTCCTGGCGTAACAATTGGCAAAGGTGCAGTGATCGGTTCCTGTGCTCTAGTAACTAAAGATGTGCCGCCAATGACAATTGTTGGCGGAGTTCCTGCTAAGGTTATTGGCATGAGAACCAACGAGCCTAACTATAAATTATTATACAGGCCCTGGTTCCGATGA
- a CDS encoding glycosyltransferase, protein MNKKIKIVCLPVAGEADPTQLLMIEGLNENANIHAFNGVNDRFFGIILSAIKYRPDFIHFDWIESYYIRRNKIFSYLNLPSFFLQIFICKYLLRIKLAWTIHNILPHDRSNIRFKQFVLRSFGQVVNFIRVLSPESVEYFVSKFNITKEKVYFIGFGDYINYYPNDISKADARRLLGIPENIKVLLTLGSIKKYKGIPGYLRKMQEIKNDDILIIIAGKCIDPNLEMKIRAIKDDRIQFINSFINREDLQNYYNAADLIILPFLDIENSGSVVMAMGFKKAIVAPRSNVLNDRLKFQKELLFTPETFTTIVDYAIKTPSEVLYGYGENNYKQLKEYSWANFGSLFLWFTNKNGPNAGNQN, encoded by the coding sequence ATGAATAAAAAAATTAAAATAGTTTGTTTACCTGTGGCCGGAGAGGCAGACCCTACTCAACTTTTAATGATAGAAGGCCTCAATGAAAATGCAAATATTCATGCTTTTAATGGTGTAAATGACAGGTTTTTTGGAATAATACTATCTGCTATTAAATATCGTCCGGATTTTATTCATTTCGATTGGATTGAATCCTATTATATCAGGAGGAACAAGATTTTTTCATACTTAAATTTACCATCCTTTTTTCTACAGATATTTATCTGTAAATATTTATTGCGAATTAAACTAGCCTGGACAATTCATAATATTTTACCACATGATAGAAGTAATATCCGCTTTAAACAATTTGTTCTGAGATCGTTTGGTCAAGTAGTAAATTTTATACGAGTTTTATCGCCTGAAAGTGTAGAATATTTTGTTTCCAAATTTAACATCACCAAAGAAAAAGTGTATTTTATAGGATTTGGGGATTATATAAATTACTATCCTAATGACATATCAAAGGCTGATGCCAGAAGACTTTTAGGCATACCTGAAAATATTAAAGTATTACTAACACTTGGTTCCATAAAAAAATACAAAGGCATTCCCGGGTATTTACGAAAAATGCAGGAAATAAAGAATGATGATATTCTAATAATAATTGCAGGGAAATGCATTGACCCAAATCTGGAAATGAAAATAAGAGCAATTAAGGATGACCGCATTCAATTTATTAATTCCTTTATAAACAGAGAGGACCTTCAAAACTATTACAACGCTGCTGATCTCATTATACTTCCATTTCTTGATATTGAAAACTCGGGTTCTGTTGTAATGGCAATGGGATTTAAAAAAGCTATAGTTGCGCCAAGGTCAAATGTTTTAAATGATAGATTAAAATTTCAAAAAGAGCTATTATTTACACCGGAAACATTTACAACAATAGTGGATTACGCAATCAAAACACCCTCGGAGGTGTTATATGGCTATGGTGAAAATAATTATAAACAGCTAAAAGAATATTCATGGGCAAATTTTGGTTCGCTCTTTTTATGGTTCACAAACAAAAATGGCCCGAACGCTGGGAACCAAAATTAA